The sequence below is a genomic window from Pseudomonadota bacterium.
TTACTCGGCGCCGCGAGCAGGGCTTGGCCTGGACTTGGCCGACATGGAGCGGTGCGCTCAGCCTCGATACAGTGCGTTCACTGTTAGCACTTCCTGCTTTACAAGAACAATCTCCTGACCGAAAGAAACTTGGAGCCGTGGGGGTGGTGGAAGTCTACCGGTGCCAGCGAATTACTCAAGGCAAATTCCGCAATTTTACCCCGGCCTTGCCGCCGGAACTGCATCGCAAGCTGAAGGAGCAAGCGGCACAGCACCACCGCAGCATGACGAAGGAAGTGCTCACCCTACTCGAGCGGGCGCTCGGGGAGAAAAGGCGATCCAAGGGCAACCCGCGCGTATTGGGACGGGATGCCGGGTTGTTCGAAGTGCCGGACGATTTCAACGCGCCCTTGCCGGAGGATCTGCTAAATGAGTTTGAGCGGTGAGGCTGCTGCTGGATACACACGTTTGGTTGTGGAGTTTGGTATCTCCGGACCGACTATCGCCTTCGGCTGCAGGGTTGTTGGGTGACTGCGAGAACGACCTCTATCTTTCGGCAGCGAGTTGCTGGGAGATCGCGATCAAGTATCAGCTTGGCAAATTGCCCTTGCCGGAACACCCCGATGACTTTATAGGCCCACGGTTGCTGCGCGATGGCATACACGGTTTGCAAGTGTCATTGCAGCATGCGACGCGGGTGGCTCGCCTGCCGATGATCCACCGGGACCCGTTCGATCGCTTACTGGTGTCGCAATCACAGATCGAAAAGATCGCGCTCATTTCAGCAGATGTAATATTCGCTCAGTATGACGTCGAGCTGATCCGCTGCTGACCACCACAATCCGGTGA
It includes:
- a CDS encoding type II toxin-antitoxin system VapC family toxin translates to MRLLLDTHVWLWSLVSPDRLSPSAAGLLGDCENDLYLSAASCWEIAIKYQLGKLPLPEHPDDFIGPRLLRDGIHGLQVSLQHATRVARLPMIHRDPFDRLLVSQSQIEKIALISADVIFAQYDVELIRC